The nucleotide sequence CGCCAACTTCTTCGACGCGCAGGTGATGAAGGAAGCTCTGAGCAGAGCTCTGGTGCCGTTCTATCCCATGGCCGGACGGCTGGGCAGGGACGACGACGGCCGCATCGAGATCGACTGCAACGCCGAGGGCGTCCTCTTCGTTGAGGCCGATTCCGACGCCTCCATTGATGATTTCGGCGACTTCGCCCCCACTCTGGAGCTCCGTAGCCTCATTCCGGCGGTTGACTATTCCAAAGGCATTTCATCCTATCCCCTTCTCGTTTTGCAGGTAGTAATCTACTGATGCACTTTCCTTACTAAATCAAATAAGGCACTAAGAACAACTCCAAATTTTGGTCCCCAACGACAAACGAACGGGCATTTGCGGGGAGTAGCTCGCTTCTCATTAATAGCTCACCTTTGACTAAGAACTGCTGCGGCCCAGCCCCTATTTGACCAAGGGTGGGGCGCAGTGCATTTAGATGAGCCTGAAATCGACTAGGAACGCTATGTCTTCCCATAAAAATGTCCGAATACCACCCATGAAGGGTCATAACAAGCTGTTTTTATCTGACTCAGATGTTATTTTTTCGCCCTGTGTCGTCTCTACCATTGTGATAGTATTAGATAAGCCTAATGGCGGTTTTCTCAATCCCATGGATAGTGTTTTTATGGTTGATCAAGTCATTGCGAGAGATCTTCCACCCACTACATTGTCTTTTGCTTAAGGGCCCAATGGTCTAACTTATGGTTGCCATGACCTTGATCCGAATAGGGGTCGAAGTTCGAACTCCATAGTTGCACCAATCCTAAAATATGGTTGCAGCCAGAGGATGGGCCAAAATCCATAGTTGCACCAATCCTACAATATGGTTGTATCCTACCATTAGGGTTTTTCCAATATTAGGTTTTCCCCTTTCTcttaggataaaaaaaaatctattcaTGAAAATGGGTTGGCATGTTTGAGAATGTCTTAAAAATAAGTTACTTAAGGAGTTACCTCTCCTTGTTGGTGGTATGTTTGGGTGTTCTCTAAGCAATTCCTCACAATTCCAAATTTATTATGGTTTGTGTTTGGAAGttcttttttgtatttgaatagAGGGATTTCATACAATGTCATTTGAAATGAGGCTTATGTAggtttcatttcaaattcttttattttgtgggTTCAAATTCAACCACAACCTGcagaattttagttttttaaccttgatttttatttttgtgttctattttcatttaaaaaagaGTGAAAAACTAACATGTTTGAGAGCTATGGTTCttttttagtttatgaaaacaacttcttggaaaaataaaaattaagaaaacgaGGGAAGGCTGCATTAGAGACACTCTTACCTTCCTACCAGTGGCCAAAGTAGTAGATGCGCTATAATTAACTTGTGTTTTAATTAGTATGGTTGTTAAAGTTGCGTTTTCATCTCAAGTTGTACTTGCGTGGATGAGCTTTCATTTGCATTAATGTCAAGTCACCATCAATGGTTGCCATTAAATTGGATGGAGATTAGAAGTTTGGCTGTTCAGAAGCTTTAATGTGGCCCTACTTGCCATTAATGTGATTTGGTGTAGCTTTGTACGCCGGGCTCATTTTGATTTGCATCTATTTCTACATCTTGAACGCGAGAACATTTATGAATCATTGAAAGTGCAAATTGGATTATAAACTCAAGTTTGTCTGGCTTGATTGTGGGCGgggtgaaaaatttgagaggtttggtgattcttttgaaaaccaaaatgaGCCGAAAACAAATTTTACAGCTTTGCTAGTTTCTATCTCAAGTTCCTGGCTAGCTTTGATTCTTAGCTATGGTGTTCATTCAATATTGGGAGCTTGATCAGTTGGGATATTGATAATGTGTTTCCCTGTGAACAGGTGACATATTTCAAATGTGGGGGAGCATCGCTTGGCGTGGGAATGCAACACCATGTGGCCGATGGAGCTTCCGGCCTTCACTTTATCAACACATGGTCCGACATGGCTCGCGGTCTTGACCTCACAATCCCACCATTCATTGACCGGACCCTCCTTCGCGCGCGCGACCCTCCCCAGCCTGCTTTTGAACACATTGAGTACCAGCCGCCTCCCGCCATGAAAACTCCTCCCCAGCAATCTGAATCCGAGCCTGAGACAGCAGTTTCCATTTTCAAATTGAGCAGGGACCAGCTCAACGCTCTCAAGGCCAAGTCAAAAGAAGATGGCAGCACGGCCAGCTACAGCTCGTACGAAATGCTGGCAGGCCATGTGTGGCGCAGCGTGTGCAAAGCCCGGGGTCTGGCAGATGACCAGGAAACCAAGCTGTACATCGCAACAGATGGAAGGGCCAGACTTAAGCAGCCCACACTGCCGGCGGGCTACTTTGGCAACGTGATTTTCACGGCCACCCCAATGGCCATAGCCGGGGATCTCCAGGGGAAGCCCACTTGGTATGCGGCCAGCAGAATTCATGACGCATTGGTGCGGATGGACGACGAGTACCTCAAGTCAGCTCTCGACTACTTGGAGCTGCAGCCGGACTTGAAGTCTCTGGTTCGTGGAGCCCATACATTCAGGTGCCCCAATCTGGGGCTAACCAGCTGGGTCAGGCTGCCCATTCACGACGCAGACTTCGGGTGGGGGCGCCCCATATTCATGGGGCCTGGTGGGATTGCCTACGAAGGGCTGGCATTTGCATTGCCAAGCCCAGACAAGGATGGAAGCCTGTCTGTGGCCATCTCCCTGCAGACTCAACACATGAAACGCTTTGAGAAGTTTTTGTATGATATATAACAgtagaaacaaagaaagaaaagggtTGAATCCAATCATAaactgaataataataataataataataataataataataataataataaagtctACGTTTATATAGTTTTGATTGGGCGGGGAAACGGATATGGATGATGATTATGACTAACTGATCAATACGAAAAGTGAGATCGTTTTTCTTCGCAACTGTTTTTGGAAGAAGATACATTATATATCCCTACGACCCAATTGTAAACAAATGTAAGAATAATAAAATGTCACTTCCTAAGAGCTTCATGTAAAAACTAGAGTCCAAGATGAATGGGTATGCCATAgaaattccttttcttttttgaagtaagattttattcaaaataattttcaggGAGAAACTAAgggagtttttgaaaattttactaCTTTTTTCAGggttttatagaaaaaaataataattgtcaAAAACTTCGATTAGAACTCGCTCGACTCAAATTTGAAAGTTTGGCCTAACTAACACCATTCTACTCCGTACACTAAATTTCAATGTTTAACATTTGTtgtaaaaatacaacaataaatttatttgataggAAATGTCGTCGTTTGGCCGCCTGAGTTGCTaagaaagaaacaatcaaaaggcGTGGTAGAATTCCCGTGCTAACacttcgatgcttaagtcaaatacaaaaattgttGAAAACTGTAGAGTAGAATTTATACCAGTATTTAAGATATACATTTTTTAGAATGAGTgtttgcctatttatagaggtgtATAGAGTAATGCTAAGTAGtctagaattagaattcttatagataTCGTTTTTCTTGATCTTTTATAAACCTGTTCggattaaaattcttatagatGATATATTTATCCCCATATTCTGAAatacttttataattataattctttatggataattgtCTATTCCTTTTGTAGAATTTTGAAGGAATTTTTGAATGTCAAAGTTTTCTAGTTTGTATGTTGTGTGGGACTCTCTTGTATTCGAGGAAATGCTTTGGCGGTGGTGTCGCCATTGGGGGTTGAGGAAGCCCTTTACGAAGCTTGTCTTTGGGGCTGTGCGGCAGTCGTGGGGCTACCTCCTAGGGCCACGGGGGTTGCCACCACAATCGTGCGACTGGGTTATAGGAGCTACCCTTCGCACTATTGCGACAGGGCTGTGGGGGCTAACTCCGTGGTCACTCGAGTGCTTTTTGCGGGGGCCCTCGGTAACCTTCTTTATCGGCTTATGAGCCATATTAGCCATTTTTCGCGGATCTCCTACAGCCCTCTGCTGTTGGGTTATCTTAATTAAAATGGATTGAtctgtttatttatgtatttttcgGTGTTTTTTCTTATGATACACcaattgctccctacttttTCATTCGAGTTTCTCAGATGAAAGAGTAGATTGTGTTATGGCCTtcccttgcttttcttgcattTATTTCAAGCCTTGAGACCATTCTTACTCATTTTGTGCTTTGATGCTTTCGTATTTTGGACAATGAACCTTAGATCACTCTCTCGTATTCCCTGCTTCAATAAGCTCTTGTAATTTGTGATCCATACATGCTCTCCTTGGATATGCGAACGAAACACATAGGTTGGGGCTAAGATGGAAAGACAGTATTTAGTAGCACCACACCTTAGTTCTACAGATGAATCGTTGTATAAAAGTTAATCCACTCAAATAAAATCCTTATTGTCATTGGCTCTCCAATTTTAGCGTAGGGAAGCTCGAGCTTGAATAAGGAAGTGATAGGGATTTTGAAAGCATGATGAGCGTGCTGATTGAGGCTGGAGTTAAGAACTCATACTTGGTCCTTCGCCTATCATTGGTGTCGAACCTGTCCACCATGTGGAATCCAGGTTTAGTTAATTGTAGTCGATTACCCTTGTGGACTTAGGGAGGAGCTCTTAGGGCCAGACTGTTAATGATAAACGGAGTTTGGGTAGAGTGTTGCTCAACTTTTTGTCCCAAGTAGATCACTGGATTGTATTAAGGTGATGACGGATGTGAGGCTTGGACGGAGCAGGGACACTATATAATATGGCTCCCCAGTATTTTGCAGACGATTAGTTGACTTTCCATTGAGAAAGATTGCTTCATTGCTCCCCATTCCCTTGTGTGAACCTATTTGCTATAGGACTTCACCTTGGGGAGAATTGCCTCATCCTTCCATAGTCTTTATTAATAGTAGAATGACTTTCAAGTGGGTCCCATTCACCAATCGCCAACTACTATCAGATGTACTCATGAGATACATAGCTAGTGGGTGAAGGTTAGCGGCAGCCTACCCCTACCCCACCCGCTATGCATTGACTCCTCTGCCACTTTTGACTCTCTAAAGCTCCCACCTTCACACCAACTTTTTTCGCCTTTACGTTAattataatcttttattttactcaatttaatttgatttcttaatGACTTGACTGAGACATGCAAACGAATGACCTATCAAAATGGTACAACTTGTactataataattacaataagggttgtgtcagaatttaatactttatttaaaaaGGTTTTTAAGTTATAATAGGAGTTACCTAATACTTTTAAAGGTCGAATTGATTAATTTATTCTGAACTTAGAGTCATATTACAATTTTATTCAGTTTTAACCTTTGTTTCAATTTGATCATCGAACTTTAACTTTGGTTTCAGTTCTACCTTTAATTAGTTAGGTGTGTGCCCCAGCTTACGTGGCAGCTAAGGTGACGTGCTAATGTGTCCAATTagcaaaacgacatcgtttaGCCTAGCTCTTGCTACAAATCATAAGACAAAACAAAGCCGTTTTGGCGAAATATCCTAGATTGGGTCAACCCAATCTAGATTCGACCCAATGGGTTAACCCGACACCTAATGGGTTAAAACCCATCTTCTTCCCCCTCTTTGTCACTTAGGGTTTTATGGCTTACACCTTGCGTTGCCGTCGTtgattcttctctatttcttcctttcatcgCTGCCACCCACCTCCCTTTTTCATCCTTCATTGCCAGCGGCTCTAATTGTCGACTTGCCATCTTTAATGGCAACTAAAAAAGGTAACTGTTTgagaagggaagagagagataCACAGAGACCGATGGCCCACGACTACCAAGACGACCACGGCATGTAGAAGGATGAGTGCCCGTGGCCATGATAAACCCATGACCGAGGAGACGGCTACGGTGAACCCACGAGAAGGAAAACAAGACGCCAAAGTTGAGGAAGAGTGTGGACGAAGGTGAACACTttcatattttgtgattttgggattgtgtatttggttattgattttgggtttatgattttaggtttgtgtatttggttattgatttgtgtatttgattattgattttgtgtatgtgtatttgattattgattatcgagtttgtatatttgattattaatttcacaaaaaacggcgtcgttttgacTTATGTTTGTGGCAAGAGCAAGACAAAATGACGTGTTTTGCTGGCGTGTCCATAATTGAACACATCAACATACCACCCCAGCTGCCACGTAAGTTGGGGCACACGCTTTCTCAATTGAGAATAGAATTGAAACTAAAGTTCAAGTTCGATGATCAAATTGAAACAAAGgtcaaaactggataaaattgtaatatGACACAAAGTTTAGGATAAATTAGTCAATTCGGCCTACTTTTAAGTGTGTAACTATAGAGTTTCGTGTTGGTAAATATGTAGATATTGAGTTCAAATCTTACTCAGTGTTTATAAGTCTCATATCAATTGACATATCATTAATTAACTCTTAGTAAGAGGTCTTCTTAAATCTTATCCTCAAACAACCAATTAAGTTAAAAGATGAAGATTGTTTATAATTGTTATTACTCAaacacaataatgaatttataaagTAGAAATGTTATCATCAAATTATCTTTAAATTtgcaagaaaaagaatgatTAGAGACGCATATTTTCTGAAGATAATAAAGATTTGAAGGCtgtattgaaattagtattaGAAACGTATCTTTCTGAAATAAGAGCATGTTTATTCATAGGATAGAAGAATGTGAAGTTTTCCAAAATCTATTAGGATTATGATTCTTacagataatatttatctgatATTCCAAGTCctattagaattagaattttttttggataataTCTATCTTTTTTATTGAACTCTCAAAGGGATTTCAGATATTGAGTTATCCTGTTTGTACTTTGTGCGAACCCCCCCAATGAAAGGGAAATCTACTTGGCAGTTTACCATCTTCGAGGGACAGAAATAGTGCTACAGTATATGTCTTCGAGAGActtgtaagaacccatattttcgtgagattgccacgtaatttaagcaagtttagaatgTCAAAAATTGGCTCAATAACAGTTATCAGTatcgaattgactgcagggagtgtctAGGAATGAAATtgtctatgaaaaataatatggtcTCAATGAGGgtttcgagataagatttatggtatcaaaagaaattgaatcgggaacgattttcggtacagctaaaatgcaactatcatttaggctgcaaaaccgaatcattgtaggggactcccaaaaaatcaacggaatcCTAGGGGGCCTCGATTTTgcataatgagcaaccctttagtggtttcgagatgaaacaaaggtcccgaGTGGACGCAAAGGCGAAATcatctatatcgagtaaaatttaagttattaattatggatttttggtattaaaatgtaaattaatttgaggtttgagggcatggttgcaataaagaaaattttcaagtgaTATTAAGATGGAAATTGAGGTTTAATGTGCAATTTTCTTTAGattatagtgtaatatatatagttatatatataaatatactcaCGCTCGTGCATGGCTGGCTTCGTAAAGCTACTGGAAGTTTCCTGGCTGAGTAaaaacttggtggccaagttgcAGAGAGGCATGTCAGCAAGTTGAGTGTTTCATACGTCAAGAGGGATGAGAAATGGGGTTAgaaattgctataaaagggGGAGGTTGTGAGCAAATGGAGAAGAGCAACAGAAAGttgtagagaaagagagagagcaaccACGAGCTCAATGGCTGGCCAACGAGCGAAGCAGCACCACGACGGTCATGAGGCAGCATGGGAGAGCTCGGAGGAGGCCGGGAAGCGGCCGGGGGAAGCAGGTGTGGCCATGGATGCCATGGTCGCAAGGGAGCAGCAACCAGCTGAGGGCCGAAGGCGGCTGCGAACAGCTGCCGACGAAGCTGTGTGGGCAGCAGGGGCGACCGGGGAGGCGCGTGGTGGCGCTGGCAAGCGGCGATGGCTGGTGGGAGGGCTGGGTGGTGGCGGCCGCGATGCTGTGCGTGCGCAGGTGTTGGTTGCAGGCAGTCgcgggtgaagaagaagaagaggaagagaagaaggagaagggagaagaaggaagaagagaagaagaaaagaagaaagaaaagaaaaagaaaaaaagaaaagagaaggagaagcatGGCTGTGCGCGTAGAGCAgaggcgggaggaagaagaagggagggaagaaaaaaagaaaagaaaagaaaaagaaaaagaaaaaggaagaaaagaaaagaaatgaagggaaaataggaaaaaatagagaaaaattctgaaaaataccgaaaaaataaaaaaagaatatttattaatatttcagagattttgggcaAGAAATCGGTTTGGGCATGCGTTTCGAGGACATGGCACGTATACCGAGGAAGCcagagatgctaagtcaaggtaagtaaaattccctagaaaattctagaaatttaagaatattattttatgaattttcatggcaaaatatttgagaaaatatttgaagaatatttagtttggatttattgaggaaaaataggagaaatagaaagaaaaataaagaaaatgcaagaaattatgaaaaataggttttaatatttttttaaataaatatggtgattaggatgttttgaggctaaagttgaagagacttgtgcaaattttgaggattggcacgcaaatcgaggtgatgcatgAATTTCAAGGCAAggcgcgaatatcgaggtagctcgataagcttgagaaggtaagtggtacttcccaactggatttaattttatgaaaaatgcttggtttgtaagtgatttatgtttaaaaactCGATCATtgggaatgctttcatcatattgacatgttctgatatgtatccatcatgtagactacatacatgacatgctatgaaatgcatatgtacacgtcgATATCATTGATCATGCGCATTGTGgtcgtaaggagtacgaactggcaccgctgctttaccaagggtgcacccatacaccccggcttcgaaagaggtggccgtaaaaatggtaagtagcatgaagggtgcagctGACCCTTACGAtgggtaagacattgcattcatgcatgaaatatgttttctgtactcttacttagatgattcatcatctaacttgggctttgcccctgaaatattcaaacgttctagatggagattgtagcagatacgatgatgaatgaggcatgaaatggcatttaacagagtgcatgaggaatgaaatgtatgttatgtagcccatgtatttaagttctgctactttgaattctgaacgttttgaggaatgatgatgtataaccttgtttagggttaatgttagatAAGAACGTATGTTTTGTATTAAGGAATGATGATttaatgatcaatgttaagatatcaggttcgatccttgctttcGCAATAGATGtgtatgataattctctttcgagaaaaa is from Diospyros lotus cultivar Yz01 chromosome 2, ASM1463336v1, whole genome shotgun sequence and encodes:
- the LOC127795758 gene encoding shikimate O-hydroxycinnamoyltransferase codes for the protein MRIEVKQSTMVRPAEETPMRRLWNSNVDLVVPSFHTPSVYFYRPTGAANFFDAQVMKEALSRALVPFYPMAGRLGRDDDGRIEIDCNAEGVLFVEADSDASIDDFGDFAPTLELRSLIPAVDYSKGISSYPLLVLQVTYFKCGGASLGVGMQHHVADGASGLHFINTWSDMARGLDLTIPPFIDRTLLRARDPPQPAFEHIEYQPPPAMKTPPQQSESEPETAVSIFKLSRDQLNALKAKSKEDGSTASYSSYEMLAGHVWRSVCKARGLADDQETKLYIATDGRARLKQPTLPAGYFGNVIFTATPMAIAGDLQGKPTWYAASRIHDALVRMDDEYLKSALDYLELQPDLKSLVRGAHTFRCPNLGLTSWVRLPIHDADFGWGRPIFMGPGGIAYEGLAFALPSPDKDGSLSVAISLQTQHMKRFEKFLYDI